A single Drosophila ananassae strain 14024-0371.13 chromosome 3L, ASM1763931v2, whole genome shotgun sequence DNA region contains:
- the LOC6495518 gene encoding mediator of RNA polymerase II transcription subunit 8: protein MQRDEKLFELTLDAVLQRLNDLKLAVLSMIQKLEMEYETINWPTFLDNFAIISSHLTGLTKILAKEQCPPLRNRTVLPLMVSMDRDDTLINITEGRVPVFSHDIVPDYLRTRPDPITEQKMQQNEQKAANLTNDAAMKQVTQYNKVVSHVLDMVSKAREEWEIESSSRTGIQQTSSMADTQLLVAAVGMGKGLKLTNYGPGMMVPPSIRAPSPMGGPGMSPGNVQQQQLGKAPSAVKTNIKSANQVHPFSR from the coding sequence ATGCAGCGTGATGAGAAACTCTTCGAATTGACACTGGATGCAGTGCTCCAGCGTCTGAATGACCTCAAACTGGCCGTTCTCTCGATGATCCAGAAACTGGAGATGGAGTACGAAACCATTAACTGGCCGACATTCCTGGACAACTTTGCCATTATTTCGAGCCATCTCACCGGCCTGACGAAGATCCTGGCCAAGGAGCAGTGCCCCCCTTTAAGAAATCGAACCGTGTTGCCGCTTATGGTGTCCATGGACCGGGACGACACGCTCATCAATATAACCGAGGGCCGGGTGCCGGTCTTCTCGCACGACATTGTTCCTGATTATCTGAGAACTCGTCCGGATCCGATTACCGAGCAGAAGATGCAGCAGAACGAGCAAAAGGCTGCCAACCTCACCAACGACGCCGCCATGAAGCAGGTCACCCAATACAACAAGGTGGTCTCCCACGTCCTGGACATGGTCAGCAAGGCGCGCGAGGAGTGGGAGATAGAGAGCTCCTCGCGCACGGGCATCCAGCAGACAAGCAGCATGGCGGACACCCAACTCCTCGTCGCCGCCGTGGGCATGGGCAAGGGCCTGAAGCTGACCAACTACGGGCCCGGCATGATGGTCCCGCCCTCGATCCGTGCCCCGTCGCCAATGGGCGGCCCAGGAATGAGTCCCGGCAAcgtgcaacagcagcaactggGAAAGGCTCCGTCGGCGGTGAAGACCAACATCAAGTCGGCCAATCAAGTGCACCCGTTCTCTCGATAG
- the LOC6495114 gene encoding serine/arginine repetitive matrix protein 1 isoform X1 — MASRRRAELNPKLHMDRQPTAARITDPSLPAGKRREIDNVMKKARANTTNDYWDKKLIEAEEKDPNRWRHTGYKKMYIQGESSSGESDREVVPREGRDGRDGRDGREGAPPYSRYPPSGPPPGHPPPRYGRSRSPHSRSRSRLRKSPPLSPPSRRRSPPMPMHGMERRGGPRSPPMPRSPNSHDAMMRRPGNGHGRPRSPPEPSSCSTSSLRRKPTASRSPLSRRRSPPLPPPSSSSSGMDKRGGVTHILPRSKRPPSPPPRHSMRSRSNSSMSSSSDDSCSLCSPSHRHRSRSRGPRSPPPKPRGHYRQGAPPPPPPDSHGRIHGRPTTPPPVRGGSSAVSAMEKYRQAKLRHERDSSSDMHPKIGRIARHSPPPEDPRLKHRPPEPPEPAAAPAGAPSTQAKKKKKEKEVRPRIKIEGEKRKKHPSGSASASGGNVANSSSDSDDSGGSDSDEVGSLPTFSATTRLTLSERFGKMAQWSIDRSNMENMRITKDSTGGALKVMIEEGLESPPRRYSYSPAPVGHFPEELATTAPTGMLSWDDVRVRYDYYKNRGYLRDLDLKDYIKWEEWWYKYQEWLKQERYYEYWDRSQQLRRRRKKLPVTQRLN; from the exons ATGGCGTCACGCAGGCGCGCCGAACTGAATCCCAAACTGCACATGGACAGGCAGCCGACAGCTGCCCGCATAACAG ATCCATCATTACCAGCCGGGAAGCGACGCGAGATCGACAACGTTATGAAAAAGGCTCGTGCCAACACAACCAACGACTATTGGGACAAGAAACTGATTGAGGCCGAGGAGAAGGACCCCAACCGTTGGCGCCACACCGGCTACAAGAAGATGTACATCCAGGGCGAGAGCAGCTCTGGCGAAAGTGATCGTGAGGTTGTGCCCCGGGAAGGACGTGACGGCCGTGATGGTCGCGACGGACGCGAGGGAGCGCCTCCCTATAGTCGTTACCCACCCAGCGGACCGCCGCCTGGTCATCCGCCCCCGCGCTACGGCCGTTCGCGTTCACCACACTCGCGTAGCCGTTCTCGTTTACGGAAATCACCGCCGCTGTCGCCGCCATCGCGCCGGCGATCACCACCGATGCCCATGCACGGCATGGAGCGTCGCGGCGGTCCACGATCCCCACCGATGCCGCGTTCGCCCAACAGCCACGATGCAATGATGCGTCGTCCCGGTAATGGCCACGGCAGGCCACGTTCGCCACCGGAACCCAGCAGCTGTTCCACGTCGTCACTGCGCCGAAAGCCAACCGCGTCGCGATCTCCGCTAAGCCGGCGTCGATCGCCGCCATTGCCGCCACCATCGTCCTCGTCGTCGGGAATGGATAAGCGTGGTGGCGTCACCCACATACTACCGCGTTCCAAACGACCACCCTCGCCACCGCCAAGG caTTCGATGCGTTCGCGTTCTAATAGCTCGATGAGCAGCAGTTCTGATGATTCCTGCTCCTTGTGCTCCCCCAGCCATCGCCATAGGTCTCG ATCTCGCGGTCCTCGTTCGCCGCCTCCCAAGCCACGTGGCCACTATCGACAGGGGGCGCCGCCGCCCCCACCGCCGGATTCACATGGCCGCATCCATGGTCGTCCTACCACTCCACCGCCCGTGCGCGGAGGTAGCAGTGCGGTGTCCGCCATGGAGAAGTACCGCCAAGCGAAGTTGCGGCACGAGCGCGACTCCTCGTCGGATATGCACCCAAAAATTGGTCGGATAGCGCGTCACTCTCCGCCGCCGGAGGATCCGCGATTGAAGCACCGACCACCAGAGCCACCAGAACCAGCAGCAGCGCCAGCGGGTGCGCCATCAACCCAAgcaaagaaaaagaagaaagaaaaagag GTGAGACCCCGCATCAAAATTGAAGGTGAGAAACGGAAAAAGCATCCGAGCGGCTCGGCAAGTGCTAGCGGAGGTAATGTGGCTAACTCCTCTTCGGACTCGGATGACTCGGGTGGCTCAGACAGCGATGAAGTCGGCTCGCTGCCGACTTTTTCGGCTACGACGCGTTTAACGCTTTCGGAGCGTTTCGGCAAAATGGCGCAGTGGAGCATCGACCGGAGCAATATGGAAAACATGCGCATCACCAAAGACTCCACCGGTGGGGCACTGAAGGTGATGATCGAAGAGGGTCTGGAGTCGCCACCGCGCCGCTACTCGTATTCGCCGGCACCGGTCGGGCATTTTCCGGAGGAGTTGGCCACAACAGCACCGACGGGCATGCTGTCGTGGGACGATGTTCGCGTCCGTTATGACTACTACAAAAATCGTGGTTATCTGAGAGACTTGGACCTTAAG GATTATATCAAGTGGGAGGAGTGGTGGTATAAATACCAGGAGTGGTTAAAACAGGAACGCTACTACGAGTACTGGGATCGTAGCCAGCAATTGCGTAGACGGCGCAAGAAGCTGCCGGTCACTCAGCGCTTGAACTAA
- the LOC6495114 gene encoding basic salivary proline-rich protein 2 isoform X2: MKKARANTTNDYWDKKLIEAEEKDPNRWRHTGYKKMYIQGESSSGESDREVVPREGRDGRDGRDGREGAPPYSRYPPSGPPPGHPPPRYGRSRSPHSRSRSRLRKSPPLSPPSRRRSPPMPMHGMERRGGPRSPPMPRSPNSHDAMMRRPGNGHGRPRSPPEPSSCSTSSLRRKPTASRSPLSRRRSPPLPPPSSSSSGMDKRGGVTHILPRSKRPPSPPPRHSMRSRSNSSMSSSSDDSCSLCSPSHRHRSRSRGPRSPPPKPRGHYRQGAPPPPPPDSHGRIHGRPTTPPPVRGGSSAVSAMEKYRQAKLRHERDSSSDMHPKIGRIARHSPPPEDPRLKHRPPEPPEPAAAPAGAPSTQAKKKKKEKEVRPRIKIEGEKRKKHPSGSASASGGNVANSSSDSDDSGGSDSDEVGSLPTFSATTRLTLSERFGKMAQWSIDRSNMENMRITKDSTGGALKVMIEEGLESPPRRYSYSPAPVGHFPEELATTAPTGMLSWDDVRVRYDYYKNRGYLRDLDLKDYIKWEEWWYKYQEWLKQERYYEYWDRSQQLRRRRKKLPVTQRLN, from the exons ATGAAAAAGGCTCGTGCCAACACAACCAACGACTATTGGGACAAGAAACTGATTGAGGCCGAGGAGAAGGACCCCAACCGTTGGCGCCACACCGGCTACAAGAAGATGTACATCCAGGGCGAGAGCAGCTCTGGCGAAAGTGATCGTGAGGTTGTGCCCCGGGAAGGACGTGACGGCCGTGATGGTCGCGACGGACGCGAGGGAGCGCCTCCCTATAGTCGTTACCCACCCAGCGGACCGCCGCCTGGTCATCCGCCCCCGCGCTACGGCCGTTCGCGTTCACCACACTCGCGTAGCCGTTCTCGTTTACGGAAATCACCGCCGCTGTCGCCGCCATCGCGCCGGCGATCACCACCGATGCCCATGCACGGCATGGAGCGTCGCGGCGGTCCACGATCCCCACCGATGCCGCGTTCGCCCAACAGCCACGATGCAATGATGCGTCGTCCCGGTAATGGCCACGGCAGGCCACGTTCGCCACCGGAACCCAGCAGCTGTTCCACGTCGTCACTGCGCCGAAAGCCAACCGCGTCGCGATCTCCGCTAAGCCGGCGTCGATCGCCGCCATTGCCGCCACCATCGTCCTCGTCGTCGGGAATGGATAAGCGTGGTGGCGTCACCCACATACTACCGCGTTCCAAACGACCACCCTCGCCACCGCCAAGG caTTCGATGCGTTCGCGTTCTAATAGCTCGATGAGCAGCAGTTCTGATGATTCCTGCTCCTTGTGCTCCCCCAGCCATCGCCATAGGTCTCG ATCTCGCGGTCCTCGTTCGCCGCCTCCCAAGCCACGTGGCCACTATCGACAGGGGGCGCCGCCGCCCCCACCGCCGGATTCACATGGCCGCATCCATGGTCGTCCTACCACTCCACCGCCCGTGCGCGGAGGTAGCAGTGCGGTGTCCGCCATGGAGAAGTACCGCCAAGCGAAGTTGCGGCACGAGCGCGACTCCTCGTCGGATATGCACCCAAAAATTGGTCGGATAGCGCGTCACTCTCCGCCGCCGGAGGATCCGCGATTGAAGCACCGACCACCAGAGCCACCAGAACCAGCAGCAGCGCCAGCGGGTGCGCCATCAACCCAAgcaaagaaaaagaagaaagaaaaagag GTGAGACCCCGCATCAAAATTGAAGGTGAGAAACGGAAAAAGCATCCGAGCGGCTCGGCAAGTGCTAGCGGAGGTAATGTGGCTAACTCCTCTTCGGACTCGGATGACTCGGGTGGCTCAGACAGCGATGAAGTCGGCTCGCTGCCGACTTTTTCGGCTACGACGCGTTTAACGCTTTCGGAGCGTTTCGGCAAAATGGCGCAGTGGAGCATCGACCGGAGCAATATGGAAAACATGCGCATCACCAAAGACTCCACCGGTGGGGCACTGAAGGTGATGATCGAAGAGGGTCTGGAGTCGCCACCGCGCCGCTACTCGTATTCGCCGGCACCGGTCGGGCATTTTCCGGAGGAGTTGGCCACAACAGCACCGACGGGCATGCTGTCGTGGGACGATGTTCGCGTCCGTTATGACTACTACAAAAATCGTGGTTATCTGAGAGACTTGGACCTTAAG GATTATATCAAGTGGGAGGAGTGGTGGTATAAATACCAGGAGTGGTTAAAACAGGAACGCTACTACGAGTACTGGGATCGTAGCCAGCAATTGCGTAGACGGCGCAAGAAGCTGCCGGTCACTCAGCGCTTGAACTAA